The Halalkalibacter krulwichiae genome has a segment encoding these proteins:
- the xylA gene encoding xylose isomerase, translating to MTYFSNIDKIKFEGAKSTNPYAFKFYNPTEVIGGKTMEEYLRFGVAYWHTFTEDLSDPFGAGTAIRPWDKFSGMDLAKARVEAAFEFFEKLGVPYFCFHDVDIAPEGDSLKETYENLDTIVAMIKDYMKDSKTKLLWNTANNFSNPRFVHGAASSSSADVFAYSAAKVKKGLEIGKELGAENYVFWGGREGYETLLNTDMKLEMDNLGRFFHMAVDYAKEIGFDAQFLIEPKPKEPTSHQYDFDVASGYAFLQHYGLQDHFKFNIEANHATLAGHTFEHELHYARIHGMLGSVDANQGHPLLGWDTDEFPTDLYSSILAMYEIIKNGGLGRGGLNFDAKVRRGSFAPEDLFEAHIAGMDSFAVGLKVAQQLIDDKVMDGVIENRYQSFTEGIGKEIVAGNMDLKKLEDHALGLTEIKHESGKLERIKATINQYLLRAYAGE from the coding sequence ATGACTTATTTTTCTAACATTGACAAAATCAAATTCGAAGGCGCAAAATCAACAAATCCATATGCATTCAAATTTTATAATCCAACAGAAGTAATTGGCGGAAAAACAATGGAAGAGTATCTTCGCTTCGGTGTAGCTTACTGGCACACATTCACAGAAGATCTTTCGGATCCATTCGGAGCAGGAACAGCGATTCGTCCATGGGACAAATTTAGCGGAATGGATTTAGCAAAAGCGCGCGTTGAAGCAGCATTTGAATTCTTCGAAAAATTAGGTGTTCCATACTTCTGCTTCCATGATGTAGACATTGCTCCTGAGGGAGATAGCTTAAAAGAAACGTATGAAAACTTAGATACGATTGTTGCGATGATTAAAGATTACATGAAAGACAGCAAAACAAAGCTACTTTGGAACACAGCGAACAACTTCTCTAACCCACGCTTCGTTCACGGTGCAGCTTCTTCTAGCAGTGCAGATGTATTTGCTTACTCAGCTGCAAAAGTGAAAAAAGGTCTTGAAATCGGAAAAGAACTTGGTGCTGAAAACTATGTATTCTGGGGTGGCCGTGAAGGGTATGAAACACTTCTAAATACTGACATGAAGCTTGAAATGGATAACTTAGGACGCTTCTTCCACATGGCAGTTGATTATGCGAAGGAGATCGGCTTTGATGCACAATTCTTAATCGAACCAAAACCAAAAGAGCCAACATCTCACCAATACGATTTCGATGTGGCAAGCGGATATGCATTCCTTCAACATTACGGATTGCAAGATCACTTTAAATTCAACATTGAAGCAAACCATGCAACACTAGCTGGTCACACATTTGAGCATGAATTACATTACGCTCGTATTCACGGCATGTTAGGTTCTGTTGATGCGAACCAAGGTCACCCGTTATTAGGATGGGATACGGATGAATTCCCAACAGACTTATACTCTAGCATTCTTGCTATGTACGAAATTATTAAAAACGGTGGTCTTGGCCGAGGTGGATTAAACTTTGATGCGAAAGTAAGACGTGGATCATTCGCACCTGAAGATCTATTTGAAGCACACATCGCAGGAATGGATAGCTTCGCAGTTGGCTTAAAAGTAGCTCAACAGTTAATCGACGACAAAGTAATGGATGGAGTTATCGAAAATCGCTACCAAAGCTTTACAGAAGGAATCGGAAAAGAAATCGTTGCAGGAAACATGGATCTTAAAAAGCTTGAAGACCATGCATTAGGCTTAACAGAAATCAAACACGAGTCTGGTAAATTAGAGCGTATTAAAGCGACAATCAATCAATACTTACTACGCGCTTACGCAGGAGAGTAA
- a CDS encoding YesL family protein produces the protein MSRALYAILEWITRFAYINALWIIFTLAGAILLGLFPATVAMFSVIRQWLKGKTDLPIFSTFWQYYKTEFLKSNRLGLLVYLVALIIGFNLFFLYANIGELLTWTSAPLLAGIILFVFILFYLFPAYAHYDLGLFQLIKNAFLTMLVSPIHNVVIIISLVAFYFIVTVIPALAFIFGASFYGFITMWFALHAFNRIQEKQSA, from the coding sequence ATGAGCCGTGCACTTTATGCCATTTTAGAATGGATTACTCGTTTTGCTTATATAAATGCCTTATGGATCATCTTTACGTTAGCTGGAGCGATCCTTCTCGGGTTATTCCCCGCTACCGTTGCAATGTTCTCCGTCATTAGACAATGGTTAAAAGGCAAAACCGATCTACCTATCTTTTCAACGTTCTGGCAATACTATAAGACTGAGTTTCTTAAGAGCAACCGATTAGGCCTACTCGTTTATCTCGTTGCTCTCATTATTGGCTTCAATCTCTTCTTTCTTTACGCGAATATCGGTGAATTGCTAACATGGACGTCGGCCCCATTACTAGCAGGCATAATTTTATTTGTCTTCATACTGTTTTACTTATTTCCAGCCTATGCACACTATGATCTAGGCCTCTTCCAACTAATAAAAAATGCGTTTCTCACGATGCTTGTAAGCCCGATACACAACGTGGTGATCATCATTAGTCTTGTTGCTTTTTATTTCATCGTAACAGTGATTCCTGCATTGGCCTTTATATTCGGCGCAAGCTTTTACGGCTTTATTACGATGTGGTTTGCCCTTCATGCATTCAACCGAATTCAAGAAAAACAAAGTGCGTAA
- a CDS encoding flagellar cap protein FliD N-terminal domain-containing protein produces MRIAGMATGMDINQIVSDLMRAERIPVDKMKQEKQIIEWKMEDYREINRKLNTFHTNIFDTVMRASNMTAKRVTSSNSNLVTATALANASNASFRLSNITQLARAASYSSTASIANGEKVSSTQAMGSQQAFETNWKSGVVHQTTIRAENSDTVTLDTEAEIIHHDDMVVKVNGKVYNVVVDNGTDPAPTPNENTVVFKDQSLIFHKSLSQGANVSVTYMTEADDPTNPKQLYTTGGSQPLMKMGTRLRIDSSSRPTNH; encoded by the coding sequence ATGAGAATTGCTGGGATGGCGACGGGAATGGATATTAATCAAATCGTCTCTGATTTGATGAGAGCTGAACGGATTCCTGTTGATAAAATGAAGCAAGAAAAGCAGATCATTGAATGGAAAATGGAAGATTACCGCGAGATTAATCGCAAATTAAATACATTTCATACTAATATATTTGATACCGTTATGCGTGCTTCTAATATGACGGCAAAAAGAGTGACGAGCTCAAACAGCAACCTTGTCACAGCAACAGCTCTCGCCAATGCATCAAACGCCTCATTTCGTCTAAGCAACATCACTCAGTTAGCGAGAGCCGCATCATACAGCAGTACAGCTAGCATCGCCAATGGCGAAAAAGTAAGTAGTACGCAAGCAATGGGCTCGCAGCAAGCTTTTGAAACGAATTGGAAATCGGGTGTTGTCCATCAGACGACCATTCGAGCAGAAAATAGTGATACAGTTACATTAGATACAGAAGCAGAGATTATTCATCATGATGATATGGTTGTGAAAGTAAACGGCAAAGTCTATAACGTTGTTGTCGATAACGGAACAGATCCGGCACCAACTCCGAATGAGAATACAGTTGTCTTTAAAGATCAATCTCTTATTTTTCATAAGTCGTTATCTCAAGGAGCAAATGTCTCAGTCACATACATGACAGAAGCGGATGATCCTACTAATCCCAAGCAGTTATACACAACGGGGGGATCTCAACCTTTGATGAAAATGGGAACGAGATTAAGGATCGATTCATCTTCACGTCCGACCAATCACTAA
- a CDS encoding aldo/keto reductase produces the protein MKYNQLGNTDLHISELSFGTWAIGGAWGKTNDEEALKGLDLAIEKGVNFFDTADVYGDGHSERLLAKATKGKEDQIHIATKFCRAGDIHDPATYSEQSVRAYCEQSLQRLEREAIDLYQIHCPPLEILKDGSVFEVLEKLKAEGKIRYYGVSVETIEEGLFCLDHTKASALQVIFNMLRQKPATELFPAAKAKGVGILARVPLASGLLTGKFTQGANFAADDHRHFNRNGEAFNVGETFGGLEFSKGVELSEQLRWIAEERGNMTRAALKWIMETEGVTSVIPGFKTLKQAEDNLEALTVKGYSTEERERLSTFYEEKVDSFIRGVY, from the coding sequence ATGAAATACAACCAGCTTGGAAACACCGACTTACATATTAGCGAATTAAGTTTTGGAACGTGGGCAATTGGTGGTGCTTGGGGAAAGACGAATGATGAAGAAGCATTAAAAGGTCTTGATCTAGCGATTGAAAAGGGTGTTAATTTCTTCGATACAGCCGATGTATATGGCGATGGCCATAGCGAACGACTTTTAGCAAAAGCGACAAAAGGGAAAGAAGATCAAATTCATATTGCGACAAAATTTTGTCGTGCCGGAGACATTCATGATCCAGCTACTTACTCAGAGCAAAGTGTTCGTGCTTACTGTGAGCAAAGCTTACAACGACTAGAACGAGAAGCAATCGATCTCTATCAAATTCACTGTCCACCACTTGAAATCTTAAAAGATGGCTCTGTTTTTGAAGTACTAGAGAAGTTAAAAGCTGAGGGGAAAATTCGTTATTATGGAGTGAGTGTTGAAACGATTGAAGAAGGTTTATTCTGTCTCGATCACACTAAAGCAAGTGCACTCCAAGTGATCTTCAACATGCTTCGTCAAAAGCCAGCAACTGAGTTATTCCCAGCAGCTAAGGCGAAGGGAGTCGGCATTTTAGCGAGAGTTCCGTTAGCAAGTGGATTGCTAACAGGTAAATTCACACAAGGTGCTAACTTTGCTGCAGATGATCACCGTCATTTTAATCGCAACGGAGAAGCCTTTAATGTCGGTGAAACATTCGGTGGCTTGGAATTTTCCAAAGGAGTCGAGCTGAGCGAACAGTTACGTTGGATCGCAGAAGAACGCGGCAACATGACAAGAGCCGCATTAAAATGGATCATGGAGACGGAGGGTGTCACGAGTGTCATCCCAGGCTTCAAGACATTGAAACAAGCAGAGGACAATTTAGAAGCACTGACGGTAAAAGGTTATAGCACTGAAGAGCGTGAGCGGTTATCAACATTTTATGAAGAGAAGGTAGATTCGTTTATTCGCGGCGTTTATTGA
- a CDS encoding cold shock domain-containing protein, with protein MQGKVKWFNAEKGFGFIEREDGDDVFVHFSAINSEGFKSLDEGQDVEFEIVEGARGPQAANVVKL; from the coding sequence ATGCAAGGAAAAGTAAAATGGTTTAACGCAGAAAAAGGATTTGGTTTCATCGAGCGCGAAGACGGAGACGATGTATTCGTACACTTCTCAGCAATCAACTCTGAAGGCTTCAAGTCTTTAGACGAAGGTCAAGACGTAGAATTCGAAATCGTTGAAGGTGCTCGTGGTCCTCAAGCTGCGAACGTAGTTAAGCTTTAA
- the xylB gene encoding xylulokinase: MKYVIGVDLGTSAVKILLVNQNGVVTQEVSKEYPLFQEKTGYSEQNPDDWVNQTVAGLSDLLKDFTGDPADIEGISFSGQMHGLVLLDELGAPLRNAILWNDTRTTAECQDIYDTVGEKRLLELTKNPALEGFTLPKILWVKKHEPELFTKAKTFVLPKDYVRLKLTGKIHMDYSDAAGTLLLNVSEKAWSKEICNLFELSTDFCPPLVGSHEEVGTLLSEVAERTGLSEHTRVFAGGADNACGAIGSGILEEGRTLASIGTSGVVLSYESSDEKDFQGTVHYFNHGAPNAFYTMGVTLAAGYSLSWFKDVFAPEESFSNLLAGVETVPPGANGLLFTPYLVGERTPHVDSTIRASFIGMDGSHERKDFARAVLEGITFSLHESVEIFRNHGKTIDTVVSIGGGAKNEAWLQMQADIFNAKIVKLASEQGPGMGAAMLAAYGCGWFESMTECADQFLKVDKEYVPNEANVEKYQELFKLYQTVYTQTQELNKQLVKFRK, from the coding sequence ATGAAATACGTAATCGGGGTAGATTTAGGAACAAGTGCTGTGAAAATACTGCTCGTTAATCAAAACGGTGTAGTGACACAGGAAGTATCAAAAGAATACCCGCTCTTTCAAGAAAAAACGGGATACAGTGAACAAAATCCAGACGATTGGGTGAATCAGACAGTTGCAGGACTGTCTGATCTCCTCAAGGATTTCACGGGAGATCCGGCTGATATCGAAGGAATTAGCTTCTCCGGTCAAATGCATGGGCTTGTCCTTCTTGATGAACTGGGTGCCCCTCTCCGTAACGCGATTCTTTGGAATGACACGCGCACAACCGCTGAATGTCAAGACATCTATGATACAGTTGGTGAAAAGCGTCTTCTAGAGCTGACGAAAAACCCAGCTCTAGAAGGATTCACGTTACCGAAAATTTTATGGGTGAAAAAGCATGAGCCAGAACTGTTTACGAAAGCAAAAACATTCGTGTTGCCAAAAGATTACGTTCGTCTCAAGCTAACAGGAAAGATCCACATGGATTACTCGGATGCTGCCGGTACGTTGCTTTTAAACGTTTCTGAAAAAGCATGGAGTAAAGAGATTTGTAACTTGTTTGAACTGAGTACGGACTTTTGTCCGCCATTAGTCGGTTCGCACGAGGAAGTTGGAACGCTTCTTTCTGAAGTAGCAGAGCGTACAGGTCTTTCTGAGCATACACGTGTATTTGCTGGCGGTGCTGACAATGCGTGTGGCGCAATTGGTTCGGGGATTTTAGAAGAAGGAAGAACATTAGCAAGTATCGGAACATCAGGCGTTGTCCTATCTTATGAATCAAGCGATGAGAAAGACTTCCAAGGCACTGTCCATTATTTTAACCACGGTGCACCAAATGCGTTTTACACGATGGGTGTGACATTGGCAGCTGGTTACAGCTTGAGCTGGTTCAAAGATGTATTTGCCCCTGAAGAAAGCTTCTCGAATCTGTTAGCCGGAGTTGAAACCGTTCCACCAGGAGCAAATGGGTTACTATTTACCCCGTATCTTGTCGGAGAACGGACACCACATGTTGACTCAACAATTCGTGCAAGCTTCATCGGAATGGATGGTTCACATGAGCGGAAAGACTTTGCCCGTGCTGTTCTTGAAGGAATTACGTTTTCATTGCATGAATCAGTTGAAATCTTTAGAAACCACGGCAAAACAATTGATACCGTCGTTTCGATTGGTGGCGGAGCGAAAAATGAAGCATGGCTGCAAATGCAAGCAGACATTTTTAACGCAAAAATCGTCAAACTAGCTAGTGAGCAAGGCCCAGGCATGGGAGCTGCGATGCTAGCTGCATATGGGTGCGGCTGGTTTGAATCGATGACCGAATGTGCGGATCAATTCTTGAAAGTTGATAAAGAATACGTACCAAACGAAGCCAATGTCGAAAAGTATCAAGAACTATTTAAGCTTTATCAAACGGTATACACGCAAACACAAGAGCTGAACAAACAACTTGTGAAGTTTCGAAAATAA
- a CDS encoding DUF6612 family protein has protein sequence MGNFKHWLVILCGLIALSACSESTSVESTDPKPNETNEAEFTVEEILQKSIEAMNDVQSLSTEMNMIQEMELPQDEQYSSNILVYMELTQEPFNMYQKISMDLPEVGLSETELYMVEDTFYFKDPMEESWFTYPDDLAATLRELESEQFSTNEQLDLLLKNADLLSYTEDEEHYIITVEGSPDLLQDFAQELNGLVHDEMTGDINQLMMMSDIQELNYTLYIEKDTFMQTKMDMSMAFELSMDGEQITIKTDTQASFDNFNGYSEITVPEAVIKEAEEFNLEFTEFEDFEEFDVDEELDD, from the coding sequence ATGGGGAATTTCAAACACTGGTTGGTCATTCTCTGCGGTCTTATTGCCTTATCTGCCTGCAGTGAATCAACATCAGTAGAGTCGACAGACCCTAAGCCGAACGAAACAAACGAAGCAGAGTTTACGGTCGAAGAAATTTTACAAAAGTCAATCGAGGCGATGAACGATGTTCAAAGTCTTTCTACCGAAATGAATATGATTCAAGAAATGGAATTGCCACAAGATGAACAATATTCATCAAACATCCTTGTATATATGGAATTAACACAAGAACCTTTCAATATGTATCAAAAAATCAGTATGGACCTGCCTGAAGTAGGGCTAAGTGAAACTGAACTTTATATGGTTGAAGACACATTTTACTTCAAAGATCCAATGGAAGAGTCTTGGTTTACATATCCTGATGATCTTGCTGCTACTCTTCGCGAACTCGAGAGCGAACAATTCTCGACTAACGAACAGCTTGATCTGCTTTTAAAAAATGCTGATCTTCTCTCTTATACAGAAGATGAAGAGCACTATATTATTACAGTCGAAGGTTCTCCTGACTTGCTGCAAGACTTTGCACAAGAATTAAATGGCCTTGTTCACGACGAGATGACAGGTGACATTAATCAATTAATGATGATGTCAGACATTCAAGAGCTCAATTACACACTTTACATCGAAAAGGACACATTCATGCAAACAAAAATGGATATGTCCATGGCTTTTGAACTCTCAATGGATGGCGAACAAATCACGATTAAAACAGATACGCAAGCTTCATTTGATAATTTCAATGGCTACAGTGAAATTACTGTTCCAGAAGCAGTTATAAAAGAAGCCGAAGAATTTAACCTTGAGTTTACAGAATTTGAGGATTTTGAAGAATTCGACGTAGACGAAGAACTTGATGATTAA
- the fliD gene encoding flagellar filament capping protein FliD, with protein MGRSSVGVNGFYDEHTGKVNVSRTQTGVFNTSGGAEITFTGFFKDVLHLDSNGQDGGAQNAKFTLNGLETERRTNTFTISGVTMTLKGVTTGNEVVTLDASTDTDKVVDTIKKFVDEYNELLDFVNGKMTEERFRDYKPLTDDERDALSEKEIEKWEERARSGLLRNDATLRTQFDRMRMDLYNPVSGALDSAFTQLSAIGITTTSNYMDRGKLEIDEDKLRQAIEQDADGVFQLFAANGSTPEQQGIARRVRSTVDGAITSLANTAGGYKGKIANHQFTLGRNLSSIETRISDFERRLQQVEERYWRQFNAMDAAVNRANQQAETLFAQLYPQG; from the coding sequence ATGGGACGTTCTTCTGTCGGAGTAAATGGTTTCTATGACGAACATACAGGTAAGGTCAATGTTTCCCGAACGCAAACCGGTGTCTTCAACACTAGTGGGGGCGCTGAAATTACGTTTACGGGCTTTTTTAAAGATGTTCTTCATTTAGATAGCAATGGTCAAGATGGTGGCGCACAAAATGCGAAGTTTACACTAAATGGCTTAGAAACCGAAAGGCGTACTAATACCTTTACCATTTCTGGTGTGACGATGACGTTAAAAGGTGTGACCACTGGGAATGAAGTCGTGACGTTAGATGCGTCTACTGATACTGATAAAGTCGTTGATACGATTAAAAAGTTTGTAGACGAATACAATGAACTTCTCGATTTTGTTAATGGCAAAATGACGGAAGAACGCTTTCGTGATTATAAGCCGTTAACCGATGATGAGCGTGATGCGTTATCTGAAAAGGAAATCGAAAAGTGGGAAGAGCGGGCAAGGAGTGGTTTGCTGCGTAATGATGCGACGCTTCGGACGCAATTTGACCGAATGCGAATGGATCTGTATAACCCGGTAAGTGGAGCTCTTGATTCAGCTTTTACACAGTTATCGGCGATTGGAATTACGACAACTAGTAATTATATGGACCGAGGTAAGTTAGAAATAGATGAAGACAAGCTCCGTCAAGCGATTGAACAAGATGCAGACGGGGTGTTCCAATTGTTTGCGGCCAATGGAAGTACACCGGAACAACAAGGGATTGCACGAAGAGTTCGTTCGACAGTCGACGGTGCTATTACGTCATTAGCCAATACAGCTGGTGGCTATAAAGGAAAAATTGCGAACCACCAATTTACGCTTGGCCGTAACTTAAGCTCTATTGAAACGAGGATTTCAGACTTTGAGCGACGCCTGCAACAAGTAGAGGAAAGATATTGGCGTCAATTTAATGCGATGGATGCAGCGGTGAACCGAGCGAATCAACAAGCAGAAACCTTATTTGCTCAATTATATCCACAAGGCTAA
- the fliS gene encoding flagellar export chaperone FliS produces MATSMQAAYKQNAMKTASPADLTLMLYNGCLKFIKQANQAMESNEIEKRNIAITKAQNIIRELMVTLKTDSEVGQNMMRMYDFILNQLIEANVKSDRKALENAAELVTEFRDTWKQAMQLDRQNRHGAGGQA; encoded by the coding sequence ATGGCAACTAGTATGCAAGCGGCCTACAAACAAAATGCAATGAAGACAGCATCACCAGCTGATCTTACATTGATGCTTTATAACGGTTGTTTAAAGTTTATTAAACAAGCGAATCAAGCGATGGAATCGAATGAAATTGAAAAGCGTAACATCGCAATTACAAAAGCGCAAAACATTATTCGTGAACTAATGGTGACGTTAAAAACTGATTCTGAAGTCGGGCAAAACATGATGCGTATGTACGACTTCATTTTAAATCAACTCATTGAAGCGAATGTCAAAAGCGACCGAAAAGCATTAGAAAACGCAGCTGAACTTGTAACAGAATTTCGTGATACGTGGAAGCAGGCAATGCAATTAGACCGTCAAAATCGCCACGGTGCAGGCGGCCAAGCGTAA
- the ltrA gene encoding group II intron reverse transcriptase/maturase yields the protein MHRPQKTSKDGYLLEHKVEPEHKAEACSILHAEPRRRDGESSELISEIIDRDNLNRAYKRVKKNKGKPGIDGMTVDKLPLFLAEERRSLVLSIKDGTYQPQPVKRVEIPKQDGSKRKLGIPTVKDRLVQQAILQVIEKWINPHFSENSFGFRPNRSAHDAIGKAKQYYEERYRYVVDIDMKQYFDTVNHDKLMYHVEEFIQDPIVLKLIRKFLRSGIMIGEKYEPSEVGTPQGGNLSPLLSNAYLHQLDLELERRGHKFIRYADDCNIYVKSQRAGERVLKSITKFLEEKLKLTVNKEKSEVGKPTKRKFLGFCIHPTRNGAQVRPHTKAKKSLEEKVGKLTSRKRPGEIREIIKEVNQVTRGWINYYGVGLVKTYVQEIDRWIRRRIRQIIWKRWKKVKTRFKSLIKLKIPKQKAWEWANTRKGYWHISNSFILNTAIPNHLLERIGLLNLTQLYSSINSKHT from the coding sequence ATGCATCGACCACAGAAAACATCAAAAGATGGCTACCTGCTAGAACATAAGGTGGAACCTGAACATAAAGCGGAAGCGTGCAGTATACTTCACGCTGAACCTAGAAGAAGAGATGGTGAAAGTTCAGAATTGATCAGCGAGATTATTGATCGAGATAACCTCAATAGGGCTTATAAAAGAGTCAAGAAGAACAAAGGAAAACCTGGGATAGACGGAATGACGGTAGACAAATTGCCACTATTCTTAGCCGAAGAGAGAAGGTCTCTTGTGCTTTCCATTAAAGATGGAACGTATCAACCACAACCCGTTAAGCGGGTTGAAATTCCGAAGCAGGATGGTTCAAAAAGAAAGCTAGGAATTCCCACGGTCAAAGACCGACTTGTCCAACAAGCGATTCTTCAAGTAATTGAAAAATGGATCAACCCCCATTTCTCCGAAAACAGTTTTGGCTTCCGCCCAAACCGAAGTGCTCACGACGCAATCGGAAAAGCAAAACAGTACTATGAAGAGAGATACCGATACGTGGTAGACATTGATATGAAGCAGTACTTCGATACAGTCAACCATGATAAACTCATGTATCATGTAGAGGAATTTATTCAGGACCCAATAGTGCTTAAGCTAATTCGTAAATTCCTGCGAAGTGGCATTATGATTGGTGAAAAATATGAGCCAAGCGAGGTTGGAACTCCTCAAGGAGGAAATCTATCACCGCTTCTTAGTAACGCCTATCTTCACCAACTGGACCTAGAACTAGAAAGGCGTGGTCATAAGTTTATCCGCTACGCAGATGACTGTAACATTTACGTGAAAAGCCAAAGGGCTGGAGAGAGAGTATTAAAAAGCATTACAAAATTTCTTGAAGAAAAACTAAAGCTAACGGTGAATAAGGAGAAGAGTGAAGTTGGTAAACCGACGAAACGGAAGTTTCTAGGGTTCTGTATACATCCAACAAGAAATGGAGCACAAGTCCGTCCGCATACTAAGGCGAAAAAGAGCCTCGAAGAAAAAGTAGGAAAACTAACTTCCCGCAAACGACCAGGAGAGATCCGTGAGATCATCAAGGAGGTCAACCAAGTAACTAGGGGGTGGATCAACTATTATGGGGTTGGTCTTGTGAAAACCTATGTTCAAGAAATTGATCGTTGGATACGTCGAAGGATTAGACAAATAATCTGGAAAAGGTGGAAGAAGGTTAAAACTCGCTTTAAAAGTCTTATCAAACTAAAAATCCCCAAACAAAAGGCTTGGGAGTGGGCAAACACTCGGAAAGGCTACTGGCATATTTCAAATAGTTTCATCTTAAATACCGCGATACCAAATCATCTTCTTGAACGAATTGGATTACTCAATCTTACTCAACTATATTCCTCGATAAATTCTAAACACACTTAA
- a CDS encoding flagellar protein FlaG, which produces MDVKSTSVTSSLDIQAVKSETQNRLQIQVEQKEIENPNEYPQFPSKEALRRQVESMNELLKSNMTSVKFNMHDELNRSYIQLVSKDNDEIIREIPSEEFLNMVASMLKHAGLLIDKKI; this is translated from the coding sequence ATGGACGTGAAAAGTACTTCCGTCACAAGTTCATTAGACATACAGGCAGTAAAATCAGAAACACAAAATCGTTTGCAAATTCAAGTAGAGCAAAAGGAGATAGAAAATCCCAATGAATATCCACAGTTTCCTTCAAAAGAAGCTCTTCGGCGCCAAGTGGAAAGCATGAATGAGCTGCTCAAATCGAATATGACGAGCGTGAAATTTAATATGCATGACGAATTAAATCGCTCGTATATTCAACTCGTGAGTAAAGACAATGACGAAATCATTCGTGAAATTCCTTCAGAAGAATTTCTTAATATGGTCGCATCAATGCTAAAACACGCTGGCTTGTTAATTGATAAGAAGATTTAA
- a CDS encoding flagellar protein → MSPVKELFLQTQALFEYVSQSFPKEADERDRFIATIDEQLQYREQHLAKIDAMNLSELEKKLGEELVKLNKRLNKRLEEVRAEIRANITEVQKKKENARKYESPYEGTQTDGIFFDSRGV, encoded by the coding sequence ATGTCTCCTGTCAAAGAGCTCTTTCTGCAAACGCAAGCGCTGTTTGAGTACGTCAGCCAGTCCTTCCCAAAAGAAGCGGATGAGCGAGATCGCTTTATCGCTACGATCGATGAACAGCTACAATATCGTGAGCAGCATCTTGCTAAAATAGATGCAATGAATTTATCAGAACTAGAAAAGAAGCTAGGCGAAGAACTAGTGAAATTAAATAAACGTTTGAACAAACGACTGGAAGAAGTTCGAGCAGAAATTCGCGCGAACATCACAGAGGTACAAAAGAAAAAAGAAAATGCACGCAAGTATGAAAGTCCTTATGAAGGAACTCAAACTGACGGGATCTTCTTTGACTCACGTGGTGTGTAA